A region of Lycium barbarum isolate Lr01 chromosome 1, ASM1917538v2, whole genome shotgun sequence DNA encodes the following proteins:
- the LOC132614662 gene encoding uncharacterized mitochondrial protein AtMg00810-like, with protein MHQRKYALELISEVGLAGAKPGTTPIDINVKMTSKKYDETVKNQQCIEDDPPTDQAGYQRLIGKLLYLTITRPDISFGAQTLSQFPQAPKKSHMDATLRIVRYIKNQTGQGLLLSNKFKSDVTTFYDADWAACPITKRSVTSFIIKLGNSPVSWKSKTQNCGV; from the coding sequence ATGCATCAGAGAAAATATGCCTTAGAACTGATTTCTGAAGTAGGATTAGCAGGTGCAAAACCTGGAACTACACCAATTGACATCAATGTTAAGATGACCTCTAAGAAGTATGATGAAACTGTCAAAAACCAACAATGCATTGAAGATGATCCTCCTACTGATCAAGCTGGTTATCAAAGACTTATAGGAAAACTGTTGTACTTAACAATAACAAGACCAGATATTTCTTTTGGGGCTCAAACCTTAAGTCAGTTTCCGCAAGCACCAAAGAAATCCCACATGGATGCAACATTAAGGATAGTAAGATATATCAAGAATCAAACTGGACAAGGGTTGTTACTATCTAACAAGTTCAAGAGTGATGTTACAACATTCTATGATGCAGATTGGGCAGCATGTCCCATTACTAAAAGATCAGTTACAAGTTTTATAATCAAACTTGGAAACTCTCCTGTTTCATGGAAATCTAAGACGCAAAACTGTGGTGTCTAG